One stretch of Lysobacter sp. TY2-98 DNA includes these proteins:
- a CDS encoding ribonuclease HII: MAESPLQPELEIAVDRGPQRIAGVDEAGRGPLAGPVVVAAVVFTPGRTPINGLNDSKQLDAERRDVLAVRIRERAIAWHIAVIDVATIDRLNIFHATMLGMRECVEAVHHATDIARIDGNVVPKGLPCAGEAWIGGDTRCRSIMAASILAKTHRDALMVQLHARWPQYGFDQHKGYSTPQHLAALALHGPCPEHRRSFAPVRSSLGACNEAPVPALL, from the coding sequence ATGGCTGAGTCGCCACTGCAACCCGAGCTCGAGATCGCCGTCGACCGCGGCCCGCAACGCATCGCGGGCGTCGACGAGGCCGGTCGTGGGCCGCTGGCGGGACCGGTGGTCGTGGCGGCGGTGGTGTTCACGCCGGGACGCACGCCCATCAACGGGCTCAACGATTCCAAGCAGCTCGACGCCGAACGTCGCGACGTGCTGGCCGTGCGCATCCGTGAACGCGCCATCGCCTGGCACATTGCGGTGATCGACGTCGCGACGATCGATCGCCTCAACATCTTCCACGCCACCATGCTCGGCATGCGCGAATGCGTCGAGGCCGTGCATCACGCCACGGACATCGCGCGCATCGACGGCAACGTCGTGCCCAAGGGCTTGCCGTGTGCGGGCGAAGCGTGGATCGGCGGCGACACGCGCTGCCGGTCGATCATGGCGGCGTCGATCCTCGCCAAGACGCATCGCGACGCGTTGATGGTGCAACTGCATGCGCGCTGGCCGCAGTACGGCTTCGATCAGCACAAGGGCTATTCGACGCCGCAGCACCTCGCCGCGCTCGCGCTGCACGGCCCCTGCCCCGAACACCGACGAAGCTTCGCGCCCGTGCGTTCGAGTTTGGGTGCCTGCAACGAAGCGCCGGTGCCGGCGTTGCTCTGA
- the lpxA gene encoding acyl-ACP--UDP-N-acetylglucosamine O-acyltransferase — MGARVHPSAVVEAGARLGDGVVVGALCYIGDDVQVGDGTEFGPHCSVMGPTRIGRNNRFIGHCAVGGEPQDKKFGGERVELVIGDDNTFREFVTLNRGTGNGGGVTRIGDRNWLLAYVHVAHDCTIGNDCVFSNNATLAGHVTVGDHVILSGFAGVHQFCRIGAHAFVGMGAFVNGDVPPFVMVAQEDYGRPRGINAEGLKRRGFDAGRISAIKRAYRALYVAGGSLDDARTKLAEIAGDSEDVRMLLDFVNSGDRPLLR; from the coding sequence ATGGGCGCGCGCGTCCATCCGAGCGCGGTCGTCGAGGCCGGTGCGCGCCTGGGCGACGGCGTCGTCGTCGGCGCGCTCTGCTACATCGGCGACGATGTCCAAGTCGGCGACGGCACGGAGTTCGGGCCGCACTGCAGCGTCATGGGCCCGACGCGCATCGGTCGCAACAACCGCTTCATCGGCCATTGCGCCGTCGGCGGCGAGCCACAGGACAAGAAATTCGGCGGCGAGCGTGTCGAATTGGTGATCGGCGACGACAACACCTTCCGCGAGTTCGTCACGCTCAACCGCGGCACCGGCAACGGCGGCGGCGTCACCCGCATCGGCGATCGCAACTGGCTGCTGGCCTACGTGCACGTCGCGCACGACTGCACGATCGGCAACGACTGCGTGTTCTCGAACAACGCGACGCTGGCGGGCCACGTCACCGTGGGCGACCACGTCATCCTCAGCGGCTTCGCCGGCGTCCACCAGTTCTGCCGCATCGGCGCGCACGCATTCGTCGGCATGGGCGCGTTCGTCAATGGCGATGTGCCGCCGTTCGTGATGGTCGCGCAGGAAGACTACGGCCGTCCGCGCGGCATCAATGCCGAAGGCCTGAAGCGCCGCGGTTTCGACGCCGGCCGCATCTCTGCGATCAAGCGCGCCTACCGCGCGCTCTATGTCGCCGGCGGCTCGCTCGACGACGCGCGCACCAAGCTCGCCGAGATCGCGGGCGACAGCGAGGACGTGCGGATGCTGCTCGACTTCGTCAACAGCGGCGACCGCCCGCTGCTGCGCTGA
- the fabZ gene encoding 3-hydroxyacyl-ACP dehydratase FabZ, which produces MNQTVQLPVDVRGIEALLPHRYPFLLVDRVVAFEPRKRILAYKNVTANEPCFTGHFPGNPVMPGVLIIEALAQAGGLLTTLTAKSEGAGPQDEKLFYLVKVDGAKFMKQVVPGDRIELDVELKRVIRNMAMYAGVARVDGEVVACAEILCAEAQR; this is translated from the coding sequence ATGAACCAGACCGTGCAGCTCCCCGTCGACGTCCGCGGTATCGAAGCCCTTCTGCCGCACCGCTATCCGTTCCTGCTGGTGGATCGCGTCGTCGCGTTCGAGCCCCGCAAGCGTATCCTCGCGTACAAGAACGTCACCGCGAACGAGCCGTGCTTCACCGGCCATTTCCCGGGCAACCCGGTCATGCCCGGCGTGCTGATCATCGAGGCGCTGGCGCAGGCCGGCGGCCTGCTGACGACGCTCACCGCGAAGTCGGAAGGTGCGGGTCCGCAGGACGAGAAGCTGTTCTATCTGGTCAAGGTGGACGGCGCGAAGTTCATGAAGCAGGTGGTGCCGGGTGACCGCATCGAACTCGACGTCGAACTCAAGCGCGTGATCCGCAACATGGCGATGTACGCCGGCGTCGCGCGCGTGGACGGCGAAGTCGTCGCCTGCGCCGAGATCCTCTGCGCCGAGGCGCAGCGCTGA
- the lpxD gene encoding UDP-3-O-(3-hydroxymyristoyl)glucosamine N-acyltransferase, with translation MSPGPDAHRPQYTAGELADRFGLEVRGDAATTVTGVATIADAAPDRLTFLSNSKYRAALAATRAGIVVLAAGDAEAAPGTALVARDPYSAYARIAALFETLPSAPPGIHPSAVVDASASIDPTASIGPHVSIGARSVVHAGATIGPGCVIGDDCIVGEGTRLVARVTLVTRARLGARVLVHPGAVLGADGFGIAMEKGTWLKVPQLGGVVVGDDCEIGANTTIDRGAIDDTVLEEDVRLDNQIQIGHNVRVGAHTAMAGCVAVAGSTRIGRYCLIGGGAGIVGHIELCDRVVVTAMSLVTHSIREPGEYSSGTPLMDNRAWRRAAARFRQLDRLFRSRRD, from the coding sequence ATGAGCCCGGGCCCCGACGCGCATCGCCCGCAGTACACCGCCGGCGAGCTCGCGGACCGGTTCGGGCTCGAGGTGCGTGGCGACGCCGCCACCACCGTCACGGGCGTCGCGACCATCGCGGACGCGGCGCCCGACCGGCTCACTTTCCTGTCGAATTCGAAGTACCGCGCGGCACTCGCAGCGACCCGCGCGGGCATCGTCGTACTCGCCGCGGGCGATGCCGAGGCTGCGCCCGGCACGGCGCTGGTCGCACGTGATCCGTATTCGGCCTACGCGCGCATCGCCGCGCTGTTCGAAACGCTGCCGTCCGCGCCCCCTGGCATCCACCCGTCCGCCGTCGTGGACGCGAGCGCGTCCATCGATCCGACCGCGAGCATCGGCCCGCACGTCAGCATCGGGGCGCGTAGCGTCGTGCATGCGGGCGCGACGATCGGACCGGGCTGCGTGATCGGCGACGACTGCATCGTCGGCGAGGGCACGCGACTGGTCGCCCGCGTCACGCTCGTCACCCGTGCCCGCCTCGGCGCGCGCGTACTGGTGCATCCCGGTGCGGTACTCGGGGCGGATGGTTTCGGCATCGCGATGGAAAAGGGTACGTGGCTCAAGGTGCCGCAGCTGGGCGGCGTGGTCGTCGGCGACGACTGCGAGATCGGCGCGAACACCACCATCGATCGCGGCGCGATCGACGACACAGTCCTCGAGGAGGACGTGCGCCTCGACAACCAGATCCAGATCGGCCACAACGTGCGCGTCGGCGCGCACACGGCGATGGCCGGCTGCGTGGCGGTCGCCGGCAGCACGCGCATCGGCCGCTACTGCCTGATCGGTGGCGGCGCGGGCATCGTCGGCCACATCGAACTCTGCGACAGGGTGGTGGTGACCGCGATGAGCCTCGTCACCCATTCGATCCGCGAACCCGGCGAGTACTCGTCCGGCACGCCGCTGATGGACAACCGCGCCTGGCGCCGGGCCGCCGCCCGCTTCCGCCAACTCGACCGCCTGTTCCGCAGCCGCCGGGACTGA
- the bamA gene encoding outer membrane protein assembly factor BamA, whose translation MTRPLPRRLLALALASAMVAAPVTSAFADTFAPFTVSDIRVDGLQRISAGTVFTYMPIERGDTVDGTKVADAIRALYKTGFFEDVRVVRQGDILVIEVTERPSINKLTLTGNKDIKTEDLTKGLTEIGLAEGGTFDRLALDRVTQELTRQYNNRGKYNVEINPMVSRLDRNRVDVTIAIKEGAAARIRHINLVGNEKFSEEDLRDTWESRETNWKSWYKRDDQYSREKLSGDLEKLNSFYLDRGYVDFSVDSTQVEISPNRRDMFITAGLTEGDQYKVSKVEITGDTVLPKEQIEKRVYVKEGQIFSRRLLELSSDAVSATLSNVGYAFAQVNAVPDIDKEKKTVGLNLQVVPGPRVNVRRIIFKGNTRTSDEVLRREMRQFEGSWYSQAALDRSKIRLQGLGFFETVDVDTQPVPGTPDQVDVVVSVKETTSGSFVFGLGYSQLSGLTTQIQLSQNNFLGTGNRVSVQANRNSYLQRYDFSFVNPYFTDSGVSLGYNLWWREFDNSNFNTAQYTSTSGAAQAVLGIPISETDTITALFGVDSNEIFAYPGSAPQSLVDYIDAVGNRTFHTLRGQIGWSRNTLDNFLTPNTGLMQRFSAEIALPGSTAEYYKLNYDISKFWRLNRHLVLNTRAELGYGDSYGSDHVRNVCFNAPVPVYDSTGKLVRYDPGAAPTEPCLTTSPDFQKTLTATGLPFFENFYAGGVRSVRGFSDNTLGPRDKPLGSNFSQPIGGAVKTVGSVEMFFPTLINSPQARVSAFVDVGNVFASRGDFDAGELRAAGGISLLWRSPMGPISISYAIPFRKKDGDEIEHLQFTFGGVF comes from the coding sequence ATGACGCGACCCCTGCCCCGCCGCCTGCTCGCCCTTGCCCTCGCGTCCGCGATGGTCGCGGCTCCGGTCACCTCCGCCTTCGCCGACACGTTCGCGCCCTTCACCGTCAGCGATATCCGCGTCGACGGCCTGCAGCGCATCTCCGCCGGCACGGTGTTCACCTACATGCCGATCGAGCGCGGCGATACCGTGGACGGCACGAAAGTCGCCGACGCGATCCGTGCGCTCTACAAGACCGGCTTCTTCGAGGACGTGCGCGTCGTGCGCCAGGGCGACATCCTGGTCATCGAGGTCACCGAACGTCCGTCGATCAACAAGCTCACGCTGACTGGCAACAAGGACATCAAGACCGAGGACCTGACCAAGGGCCTCACGGAGATCGGCCTCGCGGAGGGCGGCACCTTCGACCGCCTCGCGCTCGACCGGGTGACGCAGGAACTGACGCGCCAGTACAACAACCGCGGCAAGTACAACGTCGAGATCAACCCGATGGTGTCGCGCCTGGACCGCAACCGCGTCGACGTCACCATCGCGATCAAGGAAGGCGCCGCCGCGCGCATCCGCCACATCAACCTGGTCGGCAACGAGAAGTTCAGCGAAGAAGACCTGCGTGACACCTGGGAGTCGCGCGAGACGAACTGGAAGAGCTGGTACAAGCGCGATGACCAGTACTCGCGCGAGAAGCTGTCCGGCGACCTCGAGAAGCTCAACTCGTTCTACCTCGACCGCGGCTATGTCGACTTCAGCGTCGACAGCACGCAGGTGGAGATCAGCCCGAACCGCCGCGACATGTTCATCACCGCCGGCCTGACGGAAGGTGATCAGTACAAGGTCTCCAAGGTCGAGATCACCGGTGACACGGTGCTGCCGAAGGAGCAGATCGAAAAGCGCGTCTACGTGAAGGAAGGCCAGATCTTCTCGCGTCGCCTGCTCGAGCTTTCGTCGGACGCCGTCAGCGCCACCCTGTCGAACGTGGGTTACGCGTTCGCGCAGGTCAACGCGGTGCCGGACATCGACAAGGAGAAGAAGACCGTCGGCCTGAACCTGCAGGTCGTGCCGGGCCCGCGCGTCAACGTCCGTCGCATCATCTTCAAGGGCAATACGCGCACGTCGGACGAGGTGCTGCGTCGCGAGATGCGCCAGTTCGAAGGTTCGTGGTACTCGCAGGCCGCGCTCGACCGTTCGAAGATCCGTCTGCAGGGCCTGGGTTTCTTCGAAACCGTCGATGTCGATACGCAGCCGGTGCCGGGTACTCCCGATCAGGTGGACGTCGTCGTTTCGGTGAAGGAAACGACGTCGGGCAGCTTCGTGTTCGGCCTCGGTTATTCGCAGCTCAGCGGCCTGACCACGCAGATCCAGCTGTCGCAGAACAACTTCCTCGGCACCGGCAACCGCGTGTCGGTGCAGGCGAACCGCAACTCGTACCTGCAGCGCTACGACTTCTCGTTCGTCAATCCGTACTTCACCGACAGCGGCGTTTCGCTCGGCTACAACCTGTGGTGGCGCGAGTTCGACAACTCGAACTTCAACACCGCGCAGTACACCTCGACGAGCGGCGCTGCGCAGGCGGTCCTCGGCATTCCGATCAGCGAAACCGACACGATCACGGCCCTGTTCGGCGTGGACTCGAACGAGATCTTCGCGTACCCGGGCAGCGCGCCGCAGTCGCTGGTCGACTACATCGACGCCGTCGGCAATCGCACATTCCACACGCTGCGCGGGCAGATCGGCTGGTCGCGCAACACGCTCGACAACTTCCTGACGCCGAACACCGGCCTGATGCAGCGCTTCAGCGCTGAAATCGCGCTGCCGGGGTCGACGGCCGAGTACTACAAGCTCAACTACGACATCTCGAAGTTCTGGCGTCTCAATCGCCATCTCGTGCTCAACACGCGCGCGGAACTCGGCTACGGCGACAGCTACGGCAGCGATCACGTGCGTAACGTGTGCTTCAACGCCCCTGTTCCCGTCTACGATTCGACCGGCAAGCTGGTGCGTTACGACCCGGGTGCGGCTCCGACCGAGCCGTGCCTCACGACGTCTCCGGATTTCCAGAAGACCCTCACCGCGACCGGCCTGCCGTTCTTCGAGAACTTCTACGCGGGTGGCGTGCGCTCCGTACGTGGCTTCTCCGACAACACCCTCGGCCCGCGCGACAAGCCCCTTGGCTCGAACTTCTCGCAGCCGATCGGTGGCGCGGTGAAGACGGTCGGCTCGGTGGAAATGTTCTTCCCGACGCTGATCAACAGCCCGCAGGCGCGTGTTTCGGCCTTCGTGGACGTCGGCAACGTGTTCGCCAGCCGCGGGGACTTCGATGCGGGCGAGCTGCGTGCGGCGGGCGGTATCTCGCTGCTGTGGCGTTCGCCGATGGGTCCGATCTCGATCAGCTACGCCATCCCGTTCCGCAAGAAGGACGGCGACGAGATCGAGCATCTGCAGTTCACCTTCGGCGGCGTGTTCTGA
- the rseP gene encoding RIP metalloprotease RseP produces the protein MNELLGSIWWLIVSLGILVTFHEFGHYWVARRCGVRVLRFSVGFGRPLWSRTGADGTEYCVAAIPLGGYVKMLDEREGEVAPSDLHLAFNRKPVLQRMAVVIAGPVANLVLCVLMLWGMFVIGRPDFVPMIGRAEGLAASAGLHAGDTVLAIGDRPTPTWSEAEFALIPAALDRHDVDVRVRTGDGDEATRRLRLSELPASIDELRAVEAIGIAPRHQLVPARVGKILPGYPATGVLQDGDLITAIDGQPVHGADDVAPLVDAVGRGGETAMIEVQRGGERLAWPMRPVLRTEEGKTRWMLGMGFAQPSDPVPDAVLRYGPLQAVPAAIGETAHQAHELVAMLGRALLGRVDVRNTVAGPITIARAANAYASHGPAWYLSMLAMLSLSLAILNLLPIPILDGGHLLYYLIELIKGRPVSDRAMAAGQFVGLAIIVGLMGLAFYNDIVNNLVR, from the coding sequence TTGAACGAGCTGCTCGGATCCATCTGGTGGCTGATCGTCAGCCTCGGCATCCTCGTGACCTTCCACGAGTTCGGGCACTACTGGGTCGCGCGGCGCTGCGGCGTACGCGTGCTGCGCTTCTCGGTCGGGTTCGGACGCCCGTTGTGGTCGCGCACTGGCGCGGACGGCACCGAATACTGCGTCGCCGCGATTCCACTCGGTGGCTACGTGAAGATGCTCGACGAACGCGAAGGCGAGGTCGCGCCGTCGGACCTGCACCTCGCGTTCAACCGCAAGCCGGTGCTGCAGCGCATGGCCGTGGTGATCGCCGGCCCGGTCGCGAATCTCGTGCTCTGCGTGCTGATGTTGTGGGGCATGTTCGTGATCGGACGCCCCGACTTCGTGCCGATGATCGGACGCGCCGAAGGTCTCGCCGCGAGCGCGGGCCTGCATGCCGGCGACACCGTGCTGGCGATTGGGGACCGCCCCACCCCGACGTGGTCCGAGGCCGAATTCGCGCTCATCCCCGCCGCGCTCGATCGTCACGATGTCGACGTGCGCGTTCGGACGGGCGATGGCGACGAGGCGACGCGTCGCCTGCGTCTGTCCGAACTGCCCGCGAGCATCGATGAACTGCGCGCGGTCGAGGCGATCGGCATTGCGCCGCGCCATCAGCTGGTGCCGGCGCGGGTCGGCAAGATCCTGCCCGGCTATCCGGCCACAGGAGTCCTCCAGGACGGCGACCTCATCACCGCCATCGATGGCCAGCCCGTGCACGGCGCGGACGACGTCGCGCCCCTGGTGGACGCCGTGGGCCGTGGCGGCGAAACCGCGATGATCGAAGTGCAGCGCGGCGGCGAGCGCCTCGCGTGGCCGATGCGCCCCGTCCTGCGCACCGAGGAAGGCAAGACGCGCTGGATGCTCGGCATGGGGTTCGCGCAGCCTAGCGACCCCGTGCCCGACGCCGTCCTGCGCTACGGCCCGCTCCAGGCCGTGCCCGCCGCGATAGGCGAAACCGCGCACCAGGCGCACGAACTGGTTGCGATGCTGGGGCGCGCGCTGTTGGGTCGGGTCGACGTCCGCAACACCGTGGCGGGCCCGATCACCATCGCGCGCGCAGCCAACGCCTACGCCTCCCACGGCCCCGCGTGGTACCTGTCGATGCTCGCCATGCTCTCGCTGAGCCTGGCCATTCTGAACTTGCTCCCCATCCCGATATTGGATGGCGGTCACCTGCTGTATTACCTTATCGAGCTGATCAAAGGCCGCCCGGTCAGCGATCGCGCCATGGCGGCCGGGCAATTCGTCGGCCTGGCGATCATCGTGGGCCTCATGGGCCTGGCGTTCTACAACGACATCGTGAACAACCTGGTGCGCTGA
- a CDS encoding 1-deoxy-D-xylulose-5-phosphate reductoisomerase, producing the protein MRRVAVLGATGSIGASALDVIARHPHQLGANVLAAGRNVDALVALCHTHRPDHAVIAEPALFGELRAKLADAGVPTQAHAGMQAIDELAAGDACDTVVAAIVGAAGLDSTLAAVRAGKRVALANKESLVLAGELVMRAARESGADIVPVDSEHNAIFQCLPALDGRATRDTRGLRRLVLTASGGPFRGRTRDSLRDVTPEQAIAHPRWSMGPKISVDSATLMNKGLEVIEAHHLFGVAPEHIDVLVHPQSLVHSLVEFVDGSTLAQLGLPDMRTALAVGLGWPERLESGVAGLDLLAQGGRLDFETPDFDAFPCLALAFRALRAGGAAPAVLNAANETAVEAFLARRIGFLDIAALVASTLDAHGGGAVADLDGLREADRLARAHVTRRLEHAR; encoded by the coding sequence ATGCGCCGCGTGGCCGTTCTCGGCGCGACAGGCTCGATCGGTGCATCGGCGCTCGACGTCATCGCGCGTCATCCGCATCAGCTGGGCGCGAACGTGCTCGCGGCGGGTCGCAATGTCGATGCCCTGGTCGCGCTTTGCCACACGCATCGACCGGACCATGCCGTCATCGCCGAGCCCGCGCTGTTCGGCGAGCTGCGCGCAAAACTCGCGGATGCCGGGGTGCCGACACAGGCGCATGCCGGCATGCAGGCGATCGACGAACTTGCCGCGGGCGACGCCTGCGACACCGTCGTCGCTGCGATCGTCGGTGCGGCGGGGCTCGATTCAACGCTCGCCGCCGTACGCGCAGGCAAGCGCGTCGCTCTCGCCAATAAGGAATCGCTCGTTCTCGCCGGCGAACTGGTCATGCGCGCCGCGCGCGAATCGGGCGCGGACATCGTGCCGGTCGACAGCGAACACAACGCGATCTTCCAGTGCCTGCCGGCACTCGACGGCCGCGCCACGCGCGATACCCGCGGGCTGCGCCGTCTCGTGCTCACCGCGTCGGGCGGCCCGTTCCGCGGTCGCACGCGCGACTCATTGCGGGACGTGACGCCCGAACAGGCGATCGCCCATCCACGCTGGTCGATGGGCCCGAAGATTTCGGTCGATTCCGCGACGCTGATGAACAAGGGCCTCGAGGTGATCGAGGCGCACCACCTGTTCGGCGTCGCACCCGAGCACATCGATGTGCTCGTGCATCCGCAGAGCCTGGTGCACTCGCTGGTCGAGTTCGTCGACGGCTCGACACTCGCGCAGCTCGGCCTCCCCGACATGCGCACCGCGCTCGCAGTGGGCCTGGGCTGGCCGGAGCGATTGGAGTCGGGTGTCGCCGGCCTCGACCTGCTCGCGCAGGGCGGACGGCTCGACTTCGAAACCCCCGACTTCGACGCCTTCCCCTGCCTCGCGCTCGCATTCCGCGCACTCCGCGCGGGCGGCGCAGCGCCGGCCGTCCTGAATGCGGCCAACGAGACCGCGGTCGAAGCCTTCCTCGCGCGACGGATCGGCTTCCTCGACATCGCCGCGCTGGTCGCCTCGACACTCGATGCGCATGGAGGCGGCGCCGTCGCCGACCTCGACGGCCTCCGCGAGGCGGACCGCCTGGCCCGCGCGCACGTGACCCGGCGCCTGGAGCACGCCCGATGA
- a CDS encoding phosphatidate cytidylyltransferase, which produces MTRTRVAAALVMTPVAIAAILLLDTPWMMVAAAAVFLAGLWEWLDLAEVEDSLQKWVLLIANLGLMVAIVWSSHSREGGTLVLYKLASIIGVIWWLLALLWLQRFEFGSNHETWARALKLAAGTLAVVPAWCALTWLHADGANGDRWLLTSLATVWAADTGAYFAGRYLGRHKLAPRVSPNKTIEGLAGGVVVGTIVAILFSLMAGAAAHDLWKVALVGAASVLVSVIGDLFESLLKRHAGKKDSGTLIPGHGGVLDRIDAVLAALPVFALGKALLGL; this is translated from the coding sequence ATGACCCGTACCCGTGTTGCCGCTGCCCTGGTGATGACGCCCGTCGCGATCGCGGCGATCCTGCTGCTCGATACGCCCTGGATGATGGTGGCTGCCGCGGCGGTCTTCCTTGCAGGCCTGTGGGAGTGGCTCGACCTCGCCGAAGTCGAGGATTCGCTGCAGAAGTGGGTGCTCCTGATCGCCAACCTCGGCCTGATGGTCGCGATCGTCTGGTCTTCGCATTCGCGCGAAGGCGGCACGCTGGTGCTGTACAAGCTCGCATCGATCATCGGCGTCATCTGGTGGCTGCTGGCGCTGCTCTGGCTGCAGCGCTTCGAGTTCGGCAGCAACCACGAAACCTGGGCGCGTGCGCTCAAGCTGGCCGCGGGCACGCTCGCGGTGGTCCCCGCATGGTGCGCGCTGACGTGGCTGCATGCAGATGGGGCGAACGGTGACCGCTGGCTCCTGACATCGCTCGCGACGGTATGGGCCGCCGACACCGGTGCCTATTTCGCAGGTCGCTACCTCGGCCGTCACAAGCTCGCCCCGCGCGTGAGCCCGAACAAGACGATCGAAGGCCTCGCCGGCGGTGTCGTCGTCGGCACGATCGTCGCGATCCTGTTCTCACTGATGGCCGGTGCGGCCGCGCATGACCTGTGGAAGGTCGCGCTCGTCGGCGCCGCGTCGGTACTCGTTTCGGTCATCGGCGATCTGTTCGAGAGCCTGCTCAAGCGCCACGCGGGCAAGAAGGATTCCGGCACGCTGATTCCCGGCCACGGTGGCGTGCTCGATCGCATCGATGCCGTGCTCGCCGCGCTTCCTGTTTTCGCGCTCGGCAAGGCGCTGTTGGGCCTGTGA
- the uppS gene encoding polyprenyl diphosphate synthase produces MTSSASAGSSRVPRHLAIIMDGNGRWAQKRRRPRLIGHRAGARAVNVCIDLCLERGIEVLTLFAFSSENWDRPQDEVGGLMKLFTGALEREVEELDRRGVRVRFIGDRSRLSDSIRSRMAQAEARTSANRALNLVIAVSYGGRSDIANAARSLAEDVAAGRLEPSAIDEKLLGERVALSDLPAPDLFIRTGGELRISNFLLWQLAYTELWFTDLLWPDVDAATLQVALDDYARRERRFGLTGAQVGGNPETSE; encoded by the coding sequence GTGACTTCTTCCGCCTCCGCAGGCAGCTCGCGCGTTCCGCGCCACCTCGCGATCATCATGGACGGCAATGGCCGCTGGGCGCAGAAGCGCCGGCGTCCCCGCCTGATCGGCCATCGTGCGGGCGCGCGCGCCGTCAATGTGTGCATCGATTTGTGCCTCGAGCGCGGCATCGAAGTGCTGACCCTGTTCGCGTTTTCGAGCGAGAACTGGGACCGCCCGCAGGACGAGGTCGGCGGGCTGATGAAGCTGTTCACCGGCGCGCTCGAACGCGAGGTCGAGGAACTCGATCGCCGCGGCGTGCGCGTGCGCTTCATCGGCGATCGCTCGCGTCTTTCCGATTCGATCCGTTCGCGCATGGCGCAGGCGGAAGCGCGTACGTCGGCGAATCGCGCGTTGAACCTGGTGATCGCCGTCAGTTACGGCGGCCGCTCGGACATCGCGAACGCCGCCCGCTCGCTGGCCGAGGATGTTGCGGCCGGTCGGCTCGAGCCGTCGGCGATCGACGAAAAACTGCTGGGCGAGCGCGTCGCGCTGTCCGACCTGCCCGCGCCCGACCTCTTCATCCGCACCGGCGGTGAGTTGCGAATCAGCAACTTCCTGCTCTGGCAGCTGGCCTACACCGAACTGTGGTTCACCGATTTGTTGTGGCCCGACGTCGATGCGGCGACACTTCAGGTTGCGCTGGACGACTACGCGCGCCGTGAACGCCGATTCGGCCTGACCGGGGCACAGGTCGGCGGCAATCCCGAGACGTCTGAATGA
- the frr gene encoding ribosome recycling factor produces MLNEIKNDAKARMAKSVDAFRHDLVKVRTGRASTAIVDHIKVNYYGSDVPLSQVASVAVSDARSLTITPWEKPMVGAVEKAILASDLGLTPNTAGMVIRLNLPPLTEERRKELAKVVHSGGEDCKVAIRNIRRDANHQVKELLKEKKITEDDATRGEADIQKLTDEAIKNVDEVVKTKEQELMAV; encoded by the coding sequence ATGCTCAACGAGATCAAGAACGACGCCAAAGCGCGCATGGCCAAGAGCGTCGACGCGTTCCGGCACGACCTCGTCAAGGTGCGCACCGGTCGCGCCAGCACCGCGATCGTCGATCACATCAAGGTCAACTACTACGGCTCGGACGTGCCGCTGTCGCAGGTCGCCAGCGTCGCCGTCAGCGATGCGCGTTCGCTCACGATCACGCCGTGGGAAAAGCCGATGGTGGGTGCGGTCGAGAAGGCGATCCTCGCCTCCGACCTCGGCCTGACGCCGAACACCGCCGGTATGGTGATCCGCCTCAACCTGCCGCCGCTCACCGAGGAGCGTCGCAAGGAGCTCGCCAAGGTCGTGCATTCCGGTGGCGAGGACTGCAAGGTCGCCATCCGCAACATCCGTCGCGACGCCAATCACCAGGTGAAGGAACTCCTCAAGGAGAAGAAGATCACCGAGGACGACGCGACTCGCGGCGAAGCCGACATCCAGAAGCTCACCGACGAGGCGATCAAGAACGTCGACGAGGTCGTCAAGACGAAGGAACAGGAGCTGATGGCGGTCTGA